One genomic segment of Odocoileus virginianus isolate 20LAN1187 ecotype Illinois chromosome 33, Ovbor_1.2, whole genome shotgun sequence includes these proteins:
- the EPHB4 gene encoding ephrin type-B receptor 4, with protein MELRALLCWASLAAALEETLLNTKLETADLKWVTFPQVDSGQWEELSGLDEEQHSVRTYEVCDMQRAPGLAHWLRTGWVPRRGAVHVYATLRFTMLECLSLPRAGRSCKETFTVFYFESDADTATAHTPAWMENPYIKVDTVAAEHLTRKRPGAEATGKVNVKTLRLGPLTKAGFYLAFQDQGACMALLSLHLFYKKCAQQTVNLTYFPETVPRELVVPVAGSCVADAMPAPGPSPSLYCREDGQWAEQPVTGCSCNAGFEAAEGNTKCRACAQGTFKPLSGEGSCQPCPANSHSNALGSSICQCRIGYFRASTDPRSAPCTTPPSAPRSVVPRLNGSALRLEWSAPLESGGREDLTYALRCRECRPGGSCTPCGGDLTFDPGPRDLVEPWVAIRGLRPDVTYTFEVTALNGVSSLASGPVPFEAVNVTTDREVPPPVSDIRVTRSSPSSLSLAWAVPRAPSGAVLDYEVKYHEKGAEGPSSVRFLKTSENRAELRGLKRGASYLVQVRARSEAGYGPFGQEHHSQTQLDENESWREQLALIAGTAVVGVLLVFVVIVIAVLCLRKQSSGREAEYSDKHGQYLIGHGTKVYIDPFTYEDPNEAVREFAKEIDVSYVKIEEVIGAGEFGEVCRGRLKAPGKKESCVAIKTLKGGYTERQRREFLSEASIMGQFEHPNIIRLEGVVTNSVPVMILTEFMENGALDSFLRLNDGQFTVIQLVGMLRGIASGMRYLAEMSYVHRDLAARNILVNSNLVCKVSDFGLSRFLEENSSDPTYTSSLGGKIPIRWTAPEAIAFRKFTSASDAWSYGIVMWEVMSFGERPYWDMSNQDVINAIEQDYRLPPPPDCPTSLHQLMLDCWQKDRNARPRFPQVVSALDKMIRNPASLKIVARENGGASHPLLDQRQPHYSAFGSVGEWLRAIKMGRYEESFAAAGFGSFELVSQISTEDLLRIGVTLAGHQKKILASVQHMKSQAKPGAPGGSGALAPQY; from the exons ATGGAGCTCCGGGCTCTGCTCTGCTGGGCTTCGCTTGCAGCCGCCCTAGAAG aGACCCTGCTGAACACAAAATTGGAAACTGCCGATCTGAAGTGGGTGACGTTCCCTCAGGTGGACAGTGGGCAG TGGGAGGAGCTGAGTGGCCTGGACGAGGAGCAGCACAGTGTCCGGACCTACGAGGTGTGTGACATGCAGCgggccccaggcctggcccaCTGGCTGCGCACAGGCTGGGTCCCCCGCCGCGGGGCCGTCCACGTGTACGCCACGCTGCGCTTCACTATGCTGGAGTGCCTCTCCCTGCCGAGGGCCGGCCGCTCCTGCAAGGAAACCTTCACCGTCTTCTACTTCGAGAGCGATGCGGACACGGCCACGGCCCACACGCCAGCCTGGATGGAGAACCCCTACATCAAG GTGGACACAGTGGCTGCTGAACACCTCACCCGGAAGCGCCCCGGGGCCGAGGCCACCGGGAAGGTGAACGTCAAGACGCTGCGCCTAGGCCCGCTCACCAAGGCCGGCTTCTACCTGGCCTTCCAGGATCAGGGCGCCTGCATGGCCCTGCTGTCCCTGCACCTCTTCTACAAAAAGTGCGCCCAGCAGACTGTGAACCTCACCTACTTCCCGGAGACCGTGCCGCGGGAGCTGGTGGTGCCCGTGGCTGGCAGCTGCGTGGCCGACGCCATGCCcgcccctggccccagccccagcctctacTGCCGGGAAGATGGCCAGTGGGCCGAGCAGCCGGTCACGGGCTGCAGCTGCAATGCGGGGTTTGAGGCCGCCGAGGGCAACACCAAGTGCCGAG CCTGTGCTCAGGGCACCTTCAAGCCCCTGTCCGGGGAGGGGTCCTGCCAGCCGTGCCCAGCCAACAGCCACTCTAATGCCCTTGGCTCGTCCATCTGCCAGTGTCGCATCGGGTACTTCCGGGCCAGCACAGACCCCCGGAGTGCACCCTGCACCA CCCCGCCGTCCGCCCCGAGAAGCGTGGTTCCCCGCCTGAACGGCTCCGCCCTCCGCTTGGAGTGGAGCGCGCCCCTCGAGTCGGGCGGCCGGGAGGACCTCACCTACGCGCTCCGCTGCCGGGAGTGCCGCCCCGGTGGATCCTGCACGCCCTGTGGGGGAGACCTGACCTTCGACCCCGGCCCCCGGGATCTGGTGGAGCCCTGGGTGGCAATTCGCGGGCTGCGTCCTGACGTCACCTATACCTTCGAGGTCACTGCCTTGAATGGGGTGTCCTCCTTGGCCAGTGGGCCGGTCCCGTTTGAGGCTGTGAACGTCACCACTGACCGCGAGG TGCCACCCCCAGTGTCTGACATCCGGGTGACTCGGTCATCACCCAGCAGCTTGAGCCTGGCGTGGGCCGTTCCCCGGGCACCCAGCGGAGCAGTGCTGGACTACGAGGTCAAGTACCATGAGAAG GGCGCTGAGGGCCCCAGCAGCGTGCGGTTCCTGAAGACGTCGGAGAACCGGGCAGAGCTGCGGGGACTGAAGCGGGGAGCCAGCTACCTGGTCCAGGTGCGGGCACGCTCCGAGGCCGGCTATGGGCCCTTTGGCCAGGAGCACCACAGCCAGACCCAGCTGGACG agaatGAGAGCTGGAGGGAGCAGCTGGCCCTGATTGCAGGCACGGCAGTCGTGGGCGTGCTGCTGGTGTTCGTGGTCATAGTCATCGCAGTTCTCTGCCTCAG GAAGCAGAGCAGCGGGAGAGAAGCTGAGTACTCGGACAAACACGGCCAGTATCTCATCGGGCACG GTACTAAGGTCTACATTGACCCCTTCACTTACGAAGACCCTAATGAGGCTGTCAGGGAGTTTGCAAAAGAGATCGATGTCTCCTATGTCAAGATTGAAGAGGTGATTGGCGCAG GAGAGTTTGGGGAGGTGTGCCGGGGGCGCCTCAAGGCCCCTGGGAAGAAGGAGAGCTGCGTGGCCATCAAGACCCTGAAAGGCGGTTACACAGAGCGGCAGCGGCGGGAGTTCCTGAGCGAGGCCTCCATCATGGGCCAGTTCGAGCACCCCAACATCATCCGCCTGGAGGGCGTGGTCACCAACAGCGTGCCTGTCATGATCCTCACCGAGTTCATGGAGAACGGTGCCCTGGACTCCTTCCTGCGG ctgAACGACGGCCAGTTCACTGTGATCCAGCTCGTGGGGATGCTACGGGGCATCGCGTCAGGCATGCGCTATCTCGCCGAGATGAGCTACGTCCACCGAGACCTGGCCGCCCGCAACATCCTGGTCAACAGCAACCTCGTCTGCAAGGTCTCAGACTTCGGCCTCTCCCGATTCCTGGAGGAGAACTCCTCCGACCCCACCTACACGAGCTCTCTG GGAGGAAAGATTCCCATCCGCTGGACAGCCCCTGAGGCCATTGCCTTCCGGAAGTTCACGTCTGCCAGTGATGCCTGGAGCTACGGGATTGTCATGTGGGAGGTCATGTCATTTGGGGAGCGGCCATACTGGGATATGAGCAATCAGGAT GTGATCAACGCCATTGAACAGGACTACCggttgcccccacccccagactgcCCCACCTCCCTGCATCAGCTCATGCTGGACTGTTGGCAGAAAGACCGGAATGCGCGGCCCCGCTTCCCCCAGGTGGTTAGCGCCCTCGACAAGATGATCCGGAACCCTGCCAGCCTCAAAATCGTGGCCCGGGAGAACGGCGG GGCCTCACACCCCCTCCTGGATCAGCGGCAGCCTCACTACTCAGCTTTTGGCTCCGTGGGGGAGTGGCTTCGAGCCATCAAGATGGGAAGATACGAAGAAAGCTTTGCAGCCGCTGGGTTTGGCTCCTTCGAGCTGGTCAGCCAGATCTCCACTGA GGACCTGCTCCGAATCGGAGTCACTCTGGCGGGACACCAGAAGAAAATCCTGGCCAGTGTCCAGCACATGAAATCCCAGGCCAAGCCTGGAGCCCCAGGCGGGTCGGGAGCACTGGCCCCCCAGTACTGA
- the SLC12A9 gene encoding solute carrier family 12 member 9 has translation MASENSPLLAYRLLGEEGVSFPANGAGGPGGAPARKLSTFLGVVVPTVLSMFSIVVFLRIGFVVGHAGLLQALAMLLVAYVILALTVLSVCAIATNGAVRGGGAYFMISRTLGPEVGGSIGLMFYLANVCGCAVSLLGLVEAILDVFGADASGSSGLRVLPQGYGWSLLYGSLLLGLVGGVCTLGAGLYARASFLTFLLVSGSLASVLVSFVAVGPRDIPLAPRPGPNGSSLPPQVGHFTGFNSSTLKANLDAGYAKDYTTGAMMTFASVFAVLFNGCTGIMAGANMSGELKDPSRAIPLGTIIAVAYTFFIYILLFFLSSFTCDRVLLQEDYGFFRAISLWPPLVLVGIYATSLSASMSSLIGASRILHALAQDDLFGVVLAPAKVVSRGGNPWGAVLYSWGLVQLVLLAGKLNTLAAVVTVFYLVAYAAVDLSCLSLEWASAPNFRPTFNLFSWHTCLLGVASCLLMMFLISPGAAGGSLLLMGLLSALLTARGGPSSWGYVSQALLFHQVRKYLLRLDVRKDHVKFWRPQLLLLVGNPRGTLPLLRLANQLKKGGLYVLGHVTLGDLDSLPSDPVQPQYGAWLSLVDRAQVKAFVDLTLSPSVRQGAQHLLRISGLGGMKPNTLVLGFYDDAAPQDHFLTDPAFSEPVDGTQEAGAPALSTLFPPPRAPGSPRALSPQDYVATVADALKMNKNVVLARACGALPPERLSRGSGGTSQLHHVDVWPLNLLRPRGGPGYVDVCGLFLLQMATILGMVPAWHSARLRIFLCLAPREAPGAAEGRLRALLSQLRIRAEVREVVWGEGAASEEPEEEEEEGDFVNGRRGDAEAEALACSANALVRAQQGRGRGGPGGPEEGDGEVGPTTALTFLYLPRPPADSARYLRYLALLEILSRDLGPTLLIHGVTPVTCTDL, from the exons ATGGCGAGTGAGAACTCTCCTCTGCTGGCCTACCGgctcctgggggaggagggggtttcCTTCCCTGCCAATGGGGCTGGAGGTCCTGGAGGGGCACCGGCCCGGAAACTCTCCACCTTCCTGGGTGTGGTGGTGCCCACGGTCCTGTCCATGTTCAGTATAGTGGTCTTCTTGAGGATTG GGTTTGTGGTGGGTCATGCTGGTCTGCTTCAGGCTTTGGCCATGCTCCTGGTTGCCTACGTCATCCTGGCCCTCACGGTGCTGTCCGTCTGTGCCATCGCCACCAATGGAGCCGTGCGAGGGGGCGGAGCCTACT TCATGATCAGTCGGACTCTGGGGCCCGAGGTTGGCGGCAGCATCGGCCTGATGTTCTACCTGGCTAATGTCTGTGGCTGCGCCGTCTCCCTGCTGGGGCTGGTGGAGGCCATACTTGACGTCTTCGGGGCTG ATGCCTCGGGGTCCAGTGGCCTCCGGGTCCTGCCCCAGGGCTACGGCTGGAGCCTGCTCTATGGCTCCCTGCTGCTGGGCCTGGTGGGCGGGGTCTGTACCCTGGGGGCCGGCCTCTATGCCCGGGCCTCCTTCCTCACATTTCTGCTGGTCTCCGGTTCCCTGGCCTCCGTGCTGGTCAGCTTTGTGGCTGTGGGGCCCAGGGACATCCCGCTGGCCCCTCGGCCTGGCCCCAACGGCTCTTCCCTGCCGCCCCAGGTCGGCCACTTCACTGGCTTCAACAGCAGCACCCTGAAGGCTAATCTGGATG CTGGCTACGCCAAGGACTACACCACAGGGGCCATGATGACCTTCGCCAGCGTCTTTGCCGTTCTTTTTAACGGCTGCACGGGCATCATGGCTGGGGCCAACATGTCAG GGGAGCTGAAAGACCCCAGCCGGGCCATTCCTCTGGGCACGATCATTGCTGTTGCCTATACTTTCTTCATCTACATcctgcttttcttcctctccagCTTCACGTGTGACAG GGTGCTGCTGCAGGAGGACTATGGCTTCTTCCGAGCCATCAGCCTGTGGCCCCCACTGGTGCTGGTTGGGATCTACGCCACGTCACTCTCCGCCTCCATGAGCTCCCTCATTGGCGCCTCCCGCATCCTCCACGCCCTGGCCCAGGACGACCTCTTCG GAGTGGTCCTGGCGCCGGCCAAGGTGGTATCCCGAGGTGGGAACCCCTGGGGGGCTGTGCTGTATTCCTGGGGCCTCGTGCAG CTGGTGCTTCTGGCCGGAAAGCTGAACACGCTGGCCGCTGTGGTCACCGTCTTCTACTTGGTGGCCTACGCTGCCGTGGACCTGTCCTGCCTGAGCCTGGAGTGGGCCTCGGCTCCCAACTTCCG ccccaccttcaACCTGTTCTCCTGGCACACCTGCTTGCTGGGGGTGGCCTCCTGCCTGCTCATGATGTTCCTCATCAGCCCCGGGGCCGCCGGCGGCTCCCTGCTCCTCATGGGCCTGCTTTCTGCCCTGCTCACGGCTCGAGGAGGGCCCAGCAGCTGGGGCTACGTCAGCCAGGCCCTGCTTTTCCACCAG GTGCGGAAGTACCTGCTCCGGCTGGATGTCCGGAAGGACCACGTGAAGTTCTGGCGGCCACAGCTGCTGCTCCTAGTGGGGAACCCCCGGGGTACCCTGCCTCTGCTGCGATTGGCCAACCAGCTCAAGAAAGGGGGTCTCTACGTGCTGGGGCATGTCACCCTGGGAGACCTCG ACTCTCTACCCTCAGACCCCGTGCAGCCGCAGTACGGGGCATGGCTGAGCCTGGTGGACCGGGCCCAAGTGAAGGCCTTTGTGGATCTCACCCTCTCGCCCTCTGTGCGCCAGGGGGCTCAGCACCTGCTGCGGATCTCTGGTCTTG GTGGCATGAAGCCCAACACGCTGGTCCTGGGTTTCTATGACGATGCTGCACCCCAGGATCACTTCCTGACGGACCCGGCTTTCTCTGAGCCTGTGGATGGCACCCAGGAGGCTGgggccccagccctgagcaccctgttcCCTCCACCCCGGGCTCCTGGGAGCCCCCGGGCTCTCAGTCCCCAGGACTACGTGGCCACCGTGGCAGACGCCCTGAAGATGAACAAGAACGTGGTCCTGGCCCGGGCCTGTGGGGCCCTGCCCCCCGAGCGGCTGAGCCGGGGGTCTGGGGGCACCTCCCAGCTGCACCATGTGGACGTGTGGCCCCTCAACCTGCTGCGGCCCCGGGGCGGGCCTGGCTATGTGGACGTGTGTGGCCTCTTCCTGCTGCAAATGGCCACCATCTTGGGCATGGTGCCTGCCTGGCACAGTGCCCGCCTCCGGATCTTCTTGTGCTTGGCGCCTCGGGAGGCCCCGGGGGCGGCCGAGGGGCGGCTGCGGGCACTGCTGAGCCAGTTGAGGATCCGGGCCGAGGTGCGGGAggtggtgtggggggagggggccgcCTCCGAGGagccggaggaggaggaggaggaaggggacttTGTGAACGGCAGGCGGGGAGACGCTGAGGCAGAGGCCCTGGCATGCAGCGCCAACGCCCTGGTTCGGGCCCAGCAGGGGCGTGGTAGAGGAGGGCCCGGTGGGCCTGAGGAAGGGGATGGTGAAGTGGGGCCCACCACCGCCCTCACCTTCTTGTACCTGCCGAGGCCGCCTGCTGATTCTGCCCGCTACCTGCGCTACCTGGCGCTCCTGGAAATTCTGAGCCGAGATCTGGGCCCCACGCTGCTCATTCATGGTGTCACCCCTGTCACTTGCACTGATCTCTGA